A region from the Arthrobacter gengyunqii genome encodes:
- a CDS encoding phospholipase D family protein, whose translation MLDAGNRQALTQQLRPPAGFRLVHAVGTTFTLDMTSALSVPLSFVAGSGEQFTNPVAVLTALRKVSDRVDIFCQAGNIRVPQGASDLLALLEPMVHQVSVRGGGLFHPKVWVLEFENDDGERRYRFLCGSRNLTPDTSWDLLVRLDGAPTDTVQPGNTPLQEFLTALCPLASVPPEQSRVNRIHSLADRIATVEWELPEHISLLAFRPLGVQTDPEPESLVSYLRNPQTAAGLNPDPAAAKTIGYKKLVISPFLDDILLGRILDTTRTDKTHVFSRADQLDLIAPNTISNKRFCFRSFDDTITPEMGDDGASTSGDDLTGLHAKAYFCDYGFQTHVLLGSSNATNAGFNKNVEFLVEMRGLKSKIGVDTILTSLEDVPFNDYSGTGGQQRSDDDEMRFHLDSKLREAAARIFLLDAVPEQGPDTSGLYAVTLEHDWTPPARLSATVRLVTLRTPVFEVGGPSEPGASSLRYRNVPLADVTPYLVLSLTDPESELTATAVVQGVLRTDPDGRLDEIVARQLDNPDKLRQFLLLFLSPEDAPPGAGFAGLPWRFGAGYQAGASAGLFETLVTALENPNASEIFSELEPVIQRLVKLNGESDDVLQLHALWSAATEALQMKETPHGL comes from the coding sequence ATGCTTGATGCCGGCAACAGGCAGGCCCTTACCCAGCAGCTGCGTCCACCGGCCGGTTTTCGACTGGTTCACGCCGTGGGCACTACGTTCACTCTGGACATGACCAGCGCCCTGTCGGTGCCGCTGAGCTTTGTGGCCGGGTCCGGAGAGCAGTTCACCAATCCGGTGGCGGTGCTTACCGCACTCCGAAAGGTCTCCGACCGTGTCGATATCTTCTGTCAGGCGGGCAATATCCGGGTTCCGCAGGGTGCATCGGATTTGCTGGCGTTGCTGGAACCAATGGTGCACCAGGTCAGTGTGAGGGGCGGCGGACTTTTTCATCCGAAGGTTTGGGTACTGGAGTTTGAAAACGACGACGGCGAGCGCCGTTACCGGTTCCTGTGCGGCAGCCGCAACCTCACCCCGGACACCAGCTGGGACCTCCTGGTGCGTCTGGACGGAGCGCCCACGGACACCGTCCAACCAGGCAACACTCCCCTGCAGGAATTCCTGACAGCGCTTTGCCCCCTGGCATCAGTGCCGCCGGAACAATCACGGGTCAACCGAATCCATAGCCTTGCCGACCGGATCGCCACTGTTGAGTGGGAGCTTCCGGAGCACATTTCGTTACTGGCCTTCCGGCCACTCGGTGTTCAAACCGACCCCGAACCCGAGTCCTTGGTCAGCTACCTCCGTAATCCGCAGACCGCAGCCGGCTTGAATCCCGACCCTGCCGCCGCAAAAACCATCGGTTACAAAAAGCTGGTGATCTCCCCTTTCCTGGATGACATCCTGCTCGGGCGCATTCTCGACACCACCCGCACTGACAAGACTCACGTCTTTTCCCGTGCAGACCAGCTGGACCTCATCGCCCCCAACACAATCTCCAACAAGCGCTTCTGCTTCCGCTCCTTCGACGACACCATCACCCCTGAGATGGGCGACGACGGCGCTTCCACCTCGGGGGACGACCTCACCGGGCTGCACGCCAAGGCCTATTTCTGCGATTACGGATTCCAGACCCATGTGCTCCTCGGCTCCAGCAATGCCACCAACGCGGGATTCAACAAGAACGTCGAATTCCTGGTTGAGATGCGGGGCCTCAAGTCCAAAATCGGCGTGGACACGATCCTGACGAGCCTCGAAGACGTTCCCTTCAACGATTATTCGGGCACCGGAGGCCAGCAACGCAGCGACGATGACGAGATGCGCTTCCATCTGGACAGCAAGCTGAGGGAAGCAGCAGCCAGAATCTTCCTCCTTGATGCCGTCCCGGAACAGGGCCCCGACACTTCCGGACTGTATGCGGTAACGCTGGAGCACGACTGGACACCTCCAGCACGGCTCAGCGCCACCGTGCGGCTGGTGACCCTTCGAACACCGGTCTTCGAGGTCGGCGGACCATCCGAGCCGGGGGCCAGTAGCTTGCGCTACCGAAACGTACCGCTGGCGGATGTGACCCCATATCTCGTCCTAAGCCTCACCGACCCGGAGTCCGAGCTGACGGCAACGGCCGTTGTGCAGGGGGTTCTGCGCACCGATCCAGACGGCCGCCTAGACGAGATCGTTGCCCGGCAGCTGGACAATCCCGACAAGCTGCGGCAATTTCTGCTTCTGTTCCTGTCGCCGGAAGATGCCCCACCCGGCGCAGGCTTTGCCGGGCTGCCGTGGCGTTTCGGTGCGGGGTATCAGGCGGGTGCATCGGCCGGGCTCTTCGAAACCCTGGTCACCGCACTGGAGAATCCCAACGCCTCGGAAATTTTCAGCGAGCTGGAACCGGTGATTCAACGGTTGGTAAAGCTGAACGGGGAAAGCGACGACGTTCTCCAGCTTCACGCCCTCTGGTCCGCCGCCACCGAAGCCCTGCAAATGAAAGAAACTCCTCATGGCCTTTGA
- a CDS encoding DUF6361 family protein produces MTSHISWLDANTDENNRMRELVKLFSTPETIDDLGIGQIRDVISNSLFPGTSVLHAGARYLLLVPWAYLTAAAGTSQPDVLKSRAEKSERALIDRLGEISTTGFIGSSAGNKVRQLPSAAYWSALRRYEIVHPDIDRAGIAEAMCAARANSSSNENAETAAVWAPSLPQPPEGFPYTEENGLALTHAEASWLQERLLASCRGTLLAHFVVSRDPLAQNTTGPWQDPISHTADARTVQWVRDAELFSFVHNGANILYQHLLAELSAKNLPDSGITTETTNELLQEWETERDAKKHLLASWNVDAFLDRIREANPAIRGSTVDFARTMAAAAQTFSIPLADNPELRRAVEDRERLMKKANSRFRNHQRLRAWAPPERGVAALTYRWAQVRRTVRDIHDGLALGPEHAHA; encoded by the coding sequence ATGACTTCTCATATCTCTTGGCTTGACGCCAACACCGACGAGAACAACCGCATGCGGGAACTCGTCAAACTCTTCTCCACACCCGAAACCATCGATGATCTGGGCATCGGCCAAATACGGGACGTCATCAGCAACAGCCTCTTCCCCGGGACCTCCGTCCTGCACGCCGGAGCCCGATACCTTCTGCTCGTTCCCTGGGCCTATCTGACCGCCGCAGCCGGAACATCCCAACCGGACGTTCTGAAGTCCAGGGCTGAGAAGTCCGAGCGAGCTCTGATCGACAGGCTTGGAGAAATCTCGACGACCGGATTCATCGGCAGCTCGGCCGGCAACAAGGTACGCCAGCTTCCCTCAGCGGCCTACTGGTCCGCACTTCGCCGTTACGAAATCGTGCATCCCGATATCGACCGCGCGGGCATAGCCGAGGCCATGTGCGCTGCCCGAGCCAATTCCAGCAGCAACGAGAACGCCGAAACCGCAGCGGTCTGGGCGCCATCCCTGCCCCAGCCGCCCGAAGGCTTCCCCTACACCGAAGAGAACGGCCTGGCGCTCACGCATGCCGAAGCATCGTGGCTGCAGGAACGGCTGCTCGCCTCCTGCCGCGGAACCCTGCTCGCGCACTTCGTAGTGTCCCGGGATCCGCTGGCGCAGAACACCACCGGTCCGTGGCAGGACCCGATATCCCACACAGCAGATGCACGAACCGTCCAGTGGGTCCGGGACGCTGAACTCTTTTCCTTTGTGCACAACGGCGCCAACATCCTGTACCAGCATTTGCTTGCTGAACTGTCTGCCAAGAACCTGCCGGACAGCGGCATCACCACCGAGACAACCAATGAACTGCTCCAAGAATGGGAAACAGAGCGGGATGCCAAAAAACACCTGCTTGCTAGCTGGAACGTTGACGCCTTCCTCGACAGAATCCGGGAGGCTAACCCCGCCATCCGCGGCAGCACAGTGGACTTCGCCCGAACCATGGCCGCAGCAGCTCAAACCTTTTCAATACCACTCGCGGACAATCCCGAGCTTCGTCGCGCCGTCGAAGACAGGGAACGCCTCATGAAAAAAGCCAACTCGCGCTTCCGTAACCACCAGCGCCTCCGCGCCTGGGCACCGCCGGAGCGGGGCGTCGCCGCCCTTACGTACCGCTGGGCTCAGGTCCGCCGCACCGTTCGCGACATCCATGACGGGCTTGCCCTCGGGCCGGAGCACGCACATGCTTGA